The DNA segment TTTTATATGTGGTACAcactgaattttaaataaaaagttttaaGTAAATAAACTAATAAAAAGTTAGATTAATTATCTTTGTGTTTATCTTTCAGTCTAGATGATTTTAAGGTAAATGAcaataatataaattaataaaatctttttcaatttaaaattatatttgtttctaATTATTAAATTAGAGATGAATAAGAAATATAATGGTACAAACTTTGACACCAGCTAtgttacaaaaattaattaaattttaggTGATCACTTATATGACAGATATGACaaaagatgggtagatcatacaactaatgaggaggtattgaataggaatggggagaagagaagtttgtggcacaacttgactagaagaagggatcagttggtaggacatgttctgagtcatcaagggatcaccaatttagtattggagggcagtgtggagggtaaaaaacgtagagggagaccaagagatgaatacactaaacagatacagaaggatgtaggctgcagtagatactgggagatgtagaagcttgcacaggatagagtagcatggagagctgcatcaaaccagtctcaggactgaagactacaacaacaacagataaaaatgATCTGGAAAATTTGAATATTCAACCTGGTTATACAATACATAAAGGGATAATAGAAACTAAaagtcaaaataaaatgtatcacatTATACTCTCTTCGTTACATCATAAATGGTATTTATGGTTATTGGTATTTCCAGACTCTTGTGTGAGATTTAAATCTACAAATGACCACAACTAGTTaatttttaagtataaaattaggCATGTTTAAAAATTTACATGTTGACTACAATTATAGACACTTTCTACTAATTTTACTGGTTTATGACTGTCATTCTAACTGGCATTTTTATGTCACAATTAAAGTTAATGAAAAAGAAACATTTCCACTTTTGATGAGTGATACTTATTTTTATGCTAATTTGGTGATTACTGAAATTGTTTCCATACTCTGAGTACTGTACCACTTTAGCCTCTTCTCAGTTATTTGGCAGTCAGTTTCCTCTGGATTTATATGATACTTTCCATGGTGTCAAAAGCACCTCTGAACCTCTGAAAATCTTTTACATGTTCAGTATCTCCcattaatcctatttggtatggatccaaAACATGTGTAATTTTCTAGGATGTgtggcatgaatgatttttaagGAGTCTCCTCTGTAGAACAAGTGAATTTCTTTCAAATTATACTGATGAACTGAAAGCTATCCCCTGCTTTCACTATGACTGACAGTGTATGATCATTCTGTTACACATCTTCACAAACTGTTACATCCTGGTATCTGTGTGAGTTGACCTATTCCAAAtgcgactcactgatattgtagtcatggggtactacttcttttgttttgtgaaatgcaaaatcTTACATATCGCATCCTTTAAAACAAGCTGCCAGTCTCTGCATCAATTTGAAATCTTATCTACAACAAATTTCTGTTCATCACTTCAGCCACATTGCTTTTTGGGCAAACCCTGTTGCATCTTCTTTCTGTTATCTTGATTATGCAACTACTGGCTGACTTTGTTAATATTACATTGTACAGATTTCCATTATCCTTATTAATTATGTAGTCTTTTGGCAGTAATTAGTGATATACTTTACCCTTTCCTAATTTACACTACACAGAGAGTCAGGATGTGACATGTGGAATGTTGATATTCACAAATGACTGAGAAAATAAAATTATCCTCCATTGAATGAAAATATAGGTTATCATATACAGTCATGAAGCAACATGAAGTATTTGTAAATGCCTTTATAGCAAATACATCAGTTGATTGGGTAGACACTGCAATGTTTAACCAAAGAGTTACAGACTGAATCATCTACTCTGTCAGGGGTGTTATTACTGTGTAGAATCTGCTAGAGGCTGAGGATGTGTGCCAGGCCATGATTCTAGTGTCGATCTTTATCGTTGTCATGTTCAGGTCAAAACTTGCACCTGTGGAGATGTTTCAGAAAATGAAAGACTGTAATACACGACAACGTTGAACCTGAGGAGTATCTTCATTGTGAGAAGGGGTAAAGTAGATCTAAAACATACAAATAAATACATCACATCAACTCATCTGGTGGTACATCTAATGACCCTGTTTTCAAAACATCTCGGTAAAGCTGCTGCTGAAGTGCCTTAGGACTATGTGCTGTTTTGAAGTTGGTTTGATTTTGCGTGTCACTTACTAAAACATACGCCCACAATATGTCTATAGCTGTTATTTTTTATActaatgattttatttttcttcatcttAGGTGTATCATCACCACAGGGTCAAACATCTGCTAGCTGTATAAATTTAACAACTGGATCAACGATGAGTGTGTTACCAGTAGAGGGAGGTGAAGTGTATCCACCACCGATGCTTCCCAAGAGGAAGAGCAATAATGTGTCAGCTGCAGGCATTACAAGATTTGAGAAACAAAAACTTGTCTACACCTGGACGGTTTCAGGTGTAAAGAACTGGCTCGAAGACACGAACGATATCGCGTCTACTTCTTTCCGTCACCCAAATTCGAGCGAGTGGTGTGCGGTACTGTCGAAGAAAGACAAAGAGCTATGTCTGTGTTTCTGGTTGAAAGCAAGCAAGGAACCTGTCAAAGCAAACCTGAAAGCAGCACTTTCTCTAGGCGGAGGCGAGAAACGCGAAGTGTATCCACCACTGTGCTGTAAACTTACAGGGGGTGAGAAATCGCCGCCGAAGTCTGTCGGTGAGGCTTTTCCGGCCATCGACGATTACTAGAACGTTGGTGACAGTCTGATATTCGAGTGCGAAGTGGAGATTGTGTGCGTCGTGTGGGACGATTTCCCAAGCCTTCCTGCTCCGGAGACGCAGCCCGTCCTCGCTAGAGACTTCGCCAACTTGTTGGAGTCCCAGGACTTTGCGGACTTCATTCTGCACGCCGGAGACGTCAGGATCAAGGCGCACAAAGCCGTGCTGGCCGCCCGCAGCCCCGTCTTTGCCAGGATGTTGCAGCAGAACACGAAGGAAGCGCAAGAAAACTATGTCAACATCTTGGGCGCGGAACCCGAAGTGGTGGCGGAGGCACTGCGCTACATGTATTCGGGCCACGCCCTGGCCCTGCGCGATATGGCCCAGGGCTTGCTGGTGTTTGCAGACCGCTACGACCTGCGTGAGCTGAAGAACCAGTGCGAGGTGGAACTGGCTAGGCGCCTCACCGTAGACAACGCCGTCACCTATGCCATCTTGGCCGTCGTCAATTCGTGTTACGTCTTACAGAAGGCGTCTGTCGACTTCATAAGGCGGCATTTGTGGGAGGTGATGGGCACTACAGCGTGGAATGAGGCCATTCACAGCGATCCTGCCTCTCTCGAGAAGATCAGTCAGCTTATCGCAATGCGATTGTAACACCACAACTCAGACCCTACCTATCTGTTTACTGATTCATTTTTGCTTTCTGTTTATTCAAGATCATATCGTTGagcttttgtaattattattaattcaATTCTGTATAAAACATGTATAATCTTTTCTCAGTtgaaaactttgatgtcttttaaGGCCCGTccgcacgcaacgatctgtctgcgcaaatgtctgtgcacatcacatctgcgcagacagatcgttgcgtgtggacaggagatttgCACCGacatgaggtgtgtgcaaacctggaagttggaatTGGAGGTTTGAGTGAATCGTCTCAAATGTGTGGGTTCAAACCAcacctgcgcagacaagttggagcgtgtggacaggagatcgccgcaaatccgGCGCGAAACAGCTGCTTGTTCAGTCTAGTGTTTGTCTTTGTGCGCACGgagcattaaaatggctgacgctGGTCAGTGTTCTAGACAGTTTATCAGTGAATTCATTGAACTTTATAGAAATGACccttgtttgtggaagattaaaagtaaagagtaCAGTGACAGGAACAAAAAGACAGCTGCATACAAGGCATTAATTGAAAAATTACGAGAAGTTGACACACCGGCGAACTGAGAAACGGTAATAATGAAATCGTTGTGGACTGTTTACTGTAAATAATTATCAAAAGTTCAAAAATCTCGAAGATCTGGTGTTGGAGTGGAAGAAATATACCAGCCAAGTTTGTGGTATTTTGTGATTCAAACACATCTAAAACAGCAAAAATTTTGTGATTCTTAATCAGCAAAAATATTATTtgtgacttgccttcatgaactcatccttcaggacagcgtaaatagcttcacttgTGTTGGGTataatttcactcaatgcttgtttagaaattgcagttgaaaatttaaAATCCTTATAGCTCCTTTCTGTTGCCAGGAATCTTAATGTGACCATCAGCCGTTCATGGAGAGAAATTGCTCTTCTCATTCAAGTATTATTTCGTATAATATGAGAGGTTAGGAGCGTTAAGAgacaattataagtttcgacatccatctatAAATAATTACGTCAGTCGTTTGGgtggccctgcaactctcgcagtaaatgtaCGTGCGAAaaatgctttcgctttagcagccactatgTATACCATTTTGACCGCTCTCTCTGTTTCTTGCGTTTTGTCtcaatgttttttgcaacacaagttgcgaacacagaccacaacagtttttcttcaattcctaaatttcaaaataaattaattaaacttctgACGTTTTCggcgagcgtagtcgcttgccattgatatttcttttctacaccgacagatggcaggcgagtagtagattggagcttgtgtcgtgtgaacacaacacgtttgcagcgatcttttgcatgtacagacatctgcgccgatacttgcgcagacagatcgttgcgtatgGACCAGCCTTTAGATTGTAGGAAGTGTGATCTCTGTAATATAtgcaatatgagcaaatgatatgttttgtcttcctcacataatctctttggttatgtttaaaactgaataattttatttaaataattttgtgtagaactaccaatttGCGCAAACGATATGTTTCGTTtaaagtgattgtttttgctgttaTGAAAACTGCTGACCTTCATTTAGGGCTTGTAGTTATtatgtatgtaaaaggtggtgtggttcccctcgggaacggaactgtgtagcgcgcgcaaaatgtggttgccATGGATAGAAAgatggaacaaagagtcagtcggagacgagctactgaACCGCTAACAGCTCATGTAAAGGTTGTgatttgtgctggtgccgagagagtcTTTTAGTGCCGTTTTAATTCCCGTCAAAGCTTCGTATGAATGGAGTAATATGCTGGCAATACTCTTAAATTAATATCTACGCCATGAAAGAATCCAGCTTGTCTATCTGCACCTCCATCCaacaacatgcactcgccaccacactgcgcaatcacTGAAAAGTGACCAAGAAATAACAGaattgtacagtgaaggatcagctcattggatttTTCAGTGTGctaaaatataaggtaacttatacctGAACTCTTGTACCTATCCTGATTTTTTATCCTCAGTCACTTATCCAGTCAGGGTCCTCCCCATGTTAAAGTGCTTACCGAGTATCCTAATTGAAAGAATATCAAAGCCCAGTGTGTTATATTAAAAGGCCTCTTTAAAACATTAAAAGTTTTGGTTAAAATTAATGTGGATAAAGAATGTGCCATGGTAACTGTTTGTTGAAGTAAATTTTGCAATCAAAGTTGTTGCTTAAAAAATCTGTTGGTTTTCAAAGAATTATCGGAAATAAAGAAGCAGATAAATTCAGTTGGGTCTTAAAAcaatttgttgttatttttaagCTAATAGAATACTTGGTAATTTCCAAGAGTGATTGCCTGTCGAAGTAcgtgggtccaaacgatacatatcgaacgtgcgatcgtaaatcgttCATGCGACTCCGGCGGCgtgcgttgtgatcaattatttgtgatcgtcatttttatctgttttccgtcattCCCTTTCTTGCTCTAAATTATATACCtcagcgaattatttgtgagttgctagggaaagcCAGACGATTTATGttgttagtgagtgggatgtctggtgttcttgatgtttcgtcggcggattctctcacatgaaagaatctaattccatgtttataaagtgtagaaaattgttcgactttttgtcgcaaatatgaagTATTactggacgaggaaagaaggggctgtgtagactgtggtggtgcgaagtgtaagatcagtttcgatgctgaaataccgttacaatttcattgcggacagtgcggaaaacgaacgagtatcaggaagaacacttggttcgactcttccaaattatccatacagaccaccgtaatggacttccacgtgacgacaacaccgacgacgagtaaagtaagtaatctcctttgcatTTAcaggtatttttgtaacgctcttcttttgtcaatGCTGTAATAACAAACGTAAATATACCCATAACGCCCGCCAGCAGAGTCGCATGATCGTATTACGATCAcacgttcgatatatatcgtttgGACTCATCtaattcgataggcaatcattcttggaaattaccgtatACTTACTCATACTGAGGCTAAAAATTTTGTTCAGTAAATGAATAATGCAGCTTGTTGTCCGCTGTACCAGGTGAGTCAATGCCTCATGTTTTACTTGTGTCTTACTGCAGTAACGGGTCAAATTACTAGTGAAAGTTTCATGGTTATGTTTGCTAAAATAAGGATCCTATGGGTATAAGAAAGTGCATATCATTAGTGTCATAGGACGTACAGTTTGCTTATTGTGCTCATTAGTAGGAAACATTTGATAGATAGATTACAGTAACTACTTTCAGTCATAGATCAGTGAGAAAGTGTTTGTCAgtgcatttcatttaaattttattctaaGTGGAaaggtatttagctgagagagacttaacctatgcccCATGCATAATTTTGTAGTGAAcgatatttccatttttttgttagGTAGGATAATGTTTGAAAAGTGAGACAACCTATGTCCAATTTGTCATTCTatggtgaatattaatagtaatattgttGAGACCATCCTGTTTGACTAAGCACTGAAGACAATAGTGTGTGTGAGTATCTGCTGTACTTAGGCAAATAGTTTGTTCTACTCTATCAACTCCagccttaacgttaacatatgcttgtgctagagttcattgcactctcgtgtggcaaagtataggttgttttggcccattaaagttactcatatccaTTTTCTCGAATacgaatgttactcattcttatatctaattaggctggcgactgttttCTTTATCATTTGTACAGTGTGGATAGGCAAATTTTGTTTGTTACCATttaaacatttacgtaattctgactttccacTTCTgttaggtacatcacggtcaacataacagaattccttccagagggtaacactgctctgcttctttatactataattgctttgACTAATAATTTCGTGAtacagctttgaggttatggtataacagtaatggACGGTAGTGTTATAGGGTCTCAGAGGTAACTTTTCACACatagacgtccgcagctcgtggtctaggggctagcgttgatgcctctggatcacagggacCCGTGTTTGATTCCCGACTGGGTTGGGGATATTCTCTGCCCAGGgagtgggttttgtgttgtcctcatcatcatcatcatttgtgagagtgactagattggattgtgaaaataaaatggactgtgtaaaaattggaactttgtacaagCGCTGATGACTgctcagttgagtgccccacaaaccaaacatcttcatcaCACGTATATACACATTCTGATCAGAACTGTCTGGACACCCCTGGTAATGTCGAACTGAGCACTTGATGTCACGAGAAGCAgactcgccagtataaaaggaggcagagagtattgtgttgtcggtAGAGGAGTGGTAAAAGCAGAATCTGATGGGCAGGCGAGTTCAGTGACTTGGAATGTGGACTAATCACTGGACATCACAGTGACTGGCAAGCAACCATTTAAGTGTGAGGCcgaaagttcaatctttagtaaggttcATTTGACAGTGTTGTGTCAACAGTTATGAGAGGAAAAATAAAaggggctttctgctggatggtcaggagatgaggcgTCCAGGTGAGGTAAcaatcgagggtgaggccaaggtatctcagggtgtgGGTGAAATGGATGGgacaaccataaatggtgaggtagaaatagtggagacggaaggagtgggtggtgtggtgcagcctatgatgattgtctgggttttggaggggttcagatGAAGGAACCACGAAGTTGTGAACTGTCCAAGGTGGGTTTGGAGTGtgcattgggaccattgaagggtaggatagagagccaggaaggctgtgtcatcagcatattggaggaggtggacaggaggGGGTGGATTGGGCATATCggtggtgtacaggagatagaggagaggggagaggatggagtcCTGGGGGATGCCatcagtgggataaaagatacgggagttggtgttgtggagggtgacataggaagaacggcatgagaggaaggaagcgaccaggcagacaaaattgataggcagggcgtaggttttgagtttaaagaggagactgggggTGCCATGCACGGTCGTACGTATTTTGgagatcgagggaaacaaaaatggtggagcaacAGGAGtgaagctggagggagagaaggtggatgaGGTTAAGGAGTCGGTCTTCAGCGGAGAAGGagagtcgaaagccacactgggtgagggggaggaggtggtggtgattaaggtgctgatggatacgacgGAAGagaatggattcaaagaccttactgaagaaggaggtgaggctgataggacgataggaagaggtgatgGAAGGGTTTTTTTtgcgtttgaggaataagaggacgtggaaagtcttccacaggtcagggtagaagctggTAGAGAGGGTGACGTAAAGATTGGCAAGGACAGTCAGTAAGGAGAAGACGCTTTCTCTAAGGCggtggtaggtgacacagtcatgaccaggggccgtgttgcgtctGGACTGGAAGATAAGTTTAATgttttgtgctgtgattggagtgttgatgtcggaggggggcaactgccccaagcaCTGGAGACTTCACAACTACTCGTGCGTGTTCTTGAAATTTAGCCACAATACAAAACATAAATTACgaagtcacaggaaggaaagaactTTATTTAATGCACAAGAAGGAACACAGTTAATCTCGAATGGAAATTAATACTTTTTAGCAACTGGGAAGTTAACAGCAGTATGCAAACTATCTTAAGAAACTAGAAAGAATAGGTCTCAAAGAACATAGTCATAGAAAGTCATATTAAACGAGGAGCGCTGAACCAACGAGAACACAGGTCCCCTGGTGGAAGGTGTGCGAACTCTTTGACACATGGCGTGTGTACATCAGCTGACAGCAACTAGCGATGTTCTCACTTCAGGGTGAAGTTACTAGTGTAACACCAGAGCATACAACTTTGTATCCACTGTTATTCCACTTACtttgagctgacaaaagtcatgggataatgatatgcacgtatacagatggtggtattgtcccatgcacaaggtataaaatgacagTGTACTCGCGGAGATGTCATTTGCACTCACGTGAGTCATGCGTAGAGGTATacaacgtgattatgaccgcaagaCAGGAACCAACAGGCTTTAAAcccggaatggtagtcggagctagacgcatggcacgttccatttccgaaatcgttacggaattcaattttccgagatccacagtgtcaagagtgtgtcaagaGTAGCACATTTTACGCTTTACCTCtctccacggacaacacagtgaccttcgcttaacgagcgagagcagcggcctTTGAGTAGAGTTaccagcgctaacagacaagcaacagtgagtGAAATTATAGCAAAAATTaaggtgggacgtacgacgaacgtgtctgttaggataatgcggcgaaatttggcgttaatgggctatggcagctgacgaccgatgcgagtgaaacttcctggcagattaaaactgtgagccggaccgagactcgaactcgggatctttgcctttcgcgggcaagtgctctaccaaccgagctacccaagcacgccccgTCTtcgcttaatctgccaggaagtttcatatcagcgcacactccgctgcagagtgaaaatctcattctggaaacatcccccaggctgtggctaagccatgtctccgcaatatcttttctttcaggagtgctagttctgcagggttcgcaggagagcttctataaagtttggaatgtaggagacgaggtactggcagaagtaaagctgcgatgactgggcgtgagtcgtgcctgggtagctcagctggtagagcacttgcccgcgaaaggcaaaggtcccgagatcgagtctcggtccggcacacagttttaatctgccaggaagtttcatatcagcgcacactccgctgcagagtgaaaatctcattctggaccgatgcgagtgccttcgttaacagcagatcacctgcagcccctctcctgttCTATTTATCATATCGATTGgacctagacgactgtaaaacagtGATCctgtcagatgagacccgatttcagttggtaagagttgatggcaggTTTAGactgtggcgtagaccccacaaagccacggatcccagttgccaacaaggcactgtgcaagctggtgttggctccataatggtgcgggttgtgtttacgtggagtaggctggtccaactgaactgatcattgactgggttattttcggctacctggggaccatctgcagccattcataggcTTCAAGTTCCGaaacaaagatgaaatttttatggatgacactgcgccatgTGACCGGagcacagttgttcacgattggttcgaagaacattgcGGACAGTTCGAACATCCAGATTATCAGACATGgctcccaccgaacatttatggaatataatcaagaggtcagttcatacacaaaaCACGGTACATGCAACACTTCCGagttatggacgactgtagaggcagcatggatcaatatttctgtaaGGGATttctaatgacttgttgagtccatgccacagtgagtcgctgcactacaccaggaaaaaagaggtccgacacgatgttaggagtatcccacgacttttctcacctcagtataCATGTCCACGACCTTCCTGTACCGTATAAGGGAACGTGGAAATTTAGATTTTCAAGGAGATTTAAGGGCTAACCAAAACTTAGCTCCAAGAGGCAAAATTCCAAGTATCGCTGATGGACACttataaaagtaatttttgtaaGTGTTATATTGGCCTATAATATGCTTTCGTTGTGGTGTGCGATGAATAACTAGTGATTAAACACTGCTCTCCATTCACACTTTATTTACCGCTTTTAGAAACTTACTTTTGACAAGTTATTTCTCTTTAGAATCGGAAACAGATTTTCAGGTTAATCTGGAAACGTAGTTACAATGCGTAAACATGTAGAAAAAAACTGCATGTTAGAAGGAAAAAGAACATGAAAGATGTTGGCAGAAAGCAGGTCGTAGTAATGTTTCAATGCAACACCAATAAGGGGTATAATACAAAGAGGATCCATATCCTTAGAtttcagtaaagcatttgacacggtgcacaCTTCTGGTACGAGTATACACAGTAGGtttccagatacgtgagtggcccgaagacttctGAAGGGGAGTTTTACTATCTTcggcccccccaaaaaaaacatgttctttgagaatttttttctagaGATGTggtatagatatcaatgtcaaatttagtCAAAATGTTCATTGATATTTCctttacaaactggaattttttcggccGGAAATGTCGAAGATCAAAGGCGGAGGTtcagtcggaacgaaacaaaatttcgatgtagacctccacgcgcggtatatcacaggtcagccggctcgcctgaaatcaaaattgagttgacgttagcgaagtgtaTAAGATCCTTTAGGAGCTGTACCTCGCTTACATTATTTGGACCTTAGGAAACAGAATGGCGGTCATTAGAAGAAAATAGAGTTttctcatcgatttttcgacttcgtcgaccaaataaaaatatttatggtagatggatcggaataaaagtggtacaactcctagacaatttagttagcttcctcggatacaaagaatcatgccaatcggttcagtggatttaaagttaccataccgcgcgattaaaaaaaagtcatttcgagaaaaacgcgtttgaagtttcgactacatataaatgcaatattatgcaacttacgttcaatctgctaatCCGGGCCCATAaagtagtccttcctcttcctcataaagGGCGGTCTGCTCGATGtgagccatcctgcgctgctccagagccgctcgtacggccggtgacaagcggttttcggtcgcttgaatccggtggtcgtttgaaggcttggcgaactgcgtcgaatagagtcaaagggtgacgtccatcgttgtcatggtcttcagaattgctgaataccctttgtTGCagcagtcttcgcaccagaatgcaaatgcttgggggctaacttccaaacacacgtgtTCTAACTTTCATTTTAATATTATGTGTTTCGTCCGAAACACCGGTACAATAGATCGTCCCCCGAAAGAAAAAACAACTGGTGCGTgagaaaggccgatttcaggcaggtgcattcttTTGTTCAACCGCCAATAACAAACATtcccgttccgtattcggaaaaaacgTTTCAGGGTGGATTCTAAactcttttatggatccaaaaatgcaatttaaaaaaaatcgatttttggagccaaaagatagtaaacctctccttaagTAACAGAACTAAGTTTGTTGTCGTCGACGgagactgttcatcagagacaagaatattgtcaggagtgccccatagAAGTGTGACAGAACAGacattattctctgtatacataaatgacctcgcgGACAGGGCGGGCAGCAGTGACCGGTAGTTTTTCGTCGATGCTGAGGTGTATGGGAAACTGTCATCATTAAGTGATTGTAGGACAATACAAGATTAGTTAGACAAATTTATTAGTTAGTGTTTTattggcagctggctctaaacgtGGAAATatctaagttaatgcggatgagtacggAAAAGACCAGTAATGTCCGGATACAACATTCGGAGTGCCCTGCCTGGCACAGCCAAGtcggttaaatatctaggcatagcaAAGCGATATGCAGTGGAACGAGAAGGCGAgggttgtggtagggaaggcggatgctcgacttcagtttattggtagaattgtgggaaagtgtggtccatctgtaaaggaggccaaaTGTAGGACACTTGTGCGACCCACTCTTGAgtgctgctcaagtgtgtggaatccGCACCAGCTCAGATTGAACGAAGACACTGAAACGGTTCATAGgtgggctgcttgatttgttactgtgAAAGAAGAGTTCTTGCCGGGAAGGGGGGTATGATTGTTACATCCCACACC comes from the Schistocerca piceifrons isolate TAMUIC-IGC-003096 chromosome 9, iqSchPice1.1, whole genome shotgun sequence genome and includes:
- the LOC124716853 gene encoding speckle-type POZ protein-like A is translated as MSVLPVEGGEVYPPPMLPKRKSNNVSAAGITRFEKQKLVYTWTVSGNVGDSLIFECEVEIVCVVWDDFPSLPAPETQPVLARDFANLLESQDFADFILHAGDVRIKAHKAVLAARSPVFARMLQQNTKEAQENYVNILGAEPEVVAEALRYMYSGHALALRDMAQGLLVFADRYDLRELKNQCEVELARRLTVDNAVTYAILAVVNSCYVLQKASVDFIRRHLWEVMGTTAWNEAIHSDPASLEKISQLIAMRL